From the genome of Aquila chrysaetos chrysaetos chromosome 8, bAquChr1.4, whole genome shotgun sequence:
GAAAAATGGGTCGATCTAACTCTAGATCACATTCTTCAAGATCAAAGTCCAGATCTCAGTCCAGCTCTAGGTCAAGATCCAGATCACATTCTAGAAAAAAGAGATACAGGTAAATTGATGTCTTACTGCATGAAAAGTTGGTTTAGTATATGAGTTTTTGTCTGGAAATTGTTTTTCACTTGCATGATGGTGTGGCAGAAGTGAGCCTGGGGTCTTACTTCATTTTAGGCTGTAGGTAAATTCTGCTTTGAATGTAATTTCTGTTACTTCAATTGTCTAATACTtggctgttttttctcttttcctgtatcTCAAGATAATTTCAGAATGCTAATGGTTCTTCATGATTTGTGGCTTGTTTGattctcccttcccccttcacataatgttttctttgtccAGTCTCTTTCCCTGTgatttgttctgtatttctcatGCAGCTTTTCAGATCTGGAGTAACTTAAGGCTTCAGCAGATAAGCTTTGCTGTATCTTGTCTTCTCAGTTGCCTCCAGCCTTTGCCTCATCTTTCTTACTAGTGGACATTACCATCTCCCATAAAAGAAATGGCTGAATTGAATGTTTACTGCCTCATCAGCTGCTGTCCACAGGCTGGCATATTAAACTGGGGGTCATGTAACTTCATGTTCGAGGCTGTGAACCATGGTGGTTGAGGAACTGAATGCCATGCTCCAGAATGGTGATAATCTCTAATGGCAGGGCAGGCCACTGAGGCTGGTAATGTTTTAATCATGTGATGCTGAAGTCTAAGTTTCACAGTCCTTAGGAGTGTAGGCATGTTTATTATAATCTTTTGAGACAGAAATAGATAGATTGTAGAAGTTACTTTAAGACTGTTAGTCTGCTTCCTTTACCATTCTGACTGCATTTGAGAAATCTAGCATTTAGTGGCAAggcacttttttgtttgtttttattctccATTTGTCAAATgttaatgtttgctttttaattttagttctAGGTCTCGGTCAAGGACATACTCACGATCTCGCAGCAGGGATCGTGTTTATTCTAGAGATTATCGCAGAGATTACAGAAATAATAGAGGAATGAGACGTCCCTATGGTTACAGAGGAAGAGGTAGAGGGTATTATCAAGGAGGAGGTGGTAGATACCATCGTGGAGGTTATAGGCCTGTCTGGAACCGAAGACACTCCCGAAGCCCTAGGCGTGGCCGGTCACGTTCCAGAAGTCCAAAACGAAGGTCTGTGTCTTCCCAGAGGTCCCGGAGCAGATCTCGTCGATCTTACAGATCTTCCAGGTCCCCGAGGTCCTCTTCATCTCGTTCTTCATCCCCATACAGCAAATCACCTGTCTCTTCCAAAAGACGTGCGTCTCTGGAAAAGCaggcaaagaaaactgaagggGCTCCTTTGCAAGATAGCcccttgaaaaataaatcacaagaTGAACAGAAAGATACATTTGAACATGACCCATCAGAGTCTCTTGACGATTTTAACAAATCATCAGCAGCTTCTGGCGACATTTGGCCTGGCCTTTCAGCGTATGATAACAGTCCAAGGTCACCCCATAGTCCTTCTATTGCCACCCCACCTAGTCAGAGTTCATCTTGCTCTGATGCCCCTTTGCTTAGCACAGCCCACTCAGCAAAGGACACACCTCAACATTCCCATTCCATTCAGCATAGTCCTGAGAGGTCTGGCTCTGGTTCTCTTGGAAATGGTTCTAGCCGTTATAGTCCTTCTCAGAATAGCCCATTGCATCATATCCCTTCGAGGAGAAGCCCTGCAAAGACAATCCCATCACAGAGTGCTCCCCGTGAGGAGGCTCGAGTGCGGTCATTTTATCCTGAGGGTGGTGAACAGGAAACTGCGAAAGGTGGAAAGTTTATGAAAAGGTAAGAATTAAATTACAAACCTAATGTTGCCTCTTAAAATGCTGTCTGTTACAGAGTTTTGACAAGATTATCACTCTGCCTTGGAAAACACAATGTGGAATAAATATTACTAATTTTAGTCTGGTTGGAGTTGAGCTTGAAACATATGCCTTTTCCTCCTAAGATGCTTCAAGTTCTTGGCCGTTGGCTAGTGGAGATAGGGACATGTATTGTTGAGGAAAAATTGGTTTGTGCTTTTCCTTTACAGTGTATTTTCTTATACTCCATTTACtgttaagaaaaatcttaactGGAATAGTGCATCAGACTTGCTTGTTTGATAGGGAATTCtgttcaagtattttaaaattttaatgcttCATGTAGTTTGAAATGCAAGTCTTCTGGAAGTCTAAAAATGCAGATATTGCACAATGATTTCTTTGTTAACACGAACAGCATCGATTGCTAATTGTGTGGTGTAGTATCACAACTCTGATGCCTTGACTTTCATTACTTATGAAAGAGGGTAGGTCTTGGTATTCTTGGAACATAATTCTAGTGATGTGAAGGATGACATATTTAAAGTTCAATGTATATTTTCCAATTAACGTAAAATTCTTCAATGTGCTCTTAAAATGTTTGATATAgtagtaatttttaaaggttGTAAAAATCTGACATTAGACTGTTCCTTCCTAAAATGACTTGTACTTCAGTGGATTTCTTACAAAATGAATTATAGTGGAAAGCTGTGACTATGCTATATAGGCTTGATTGAAGgcttttaaatgaatttgtCCAGTCAGTGATTTATTATGTAAACATACACTGCTTAGAAGATCAAAAATGCAACTTCCCCTGTGGTAGATGTATTGGAGTTGGTGAACGTGTTACAACCTATGTGAAAATAGTGCATAGATAAGGCAGTGGCTGAAATAATTAATTGGTGagtgtgtttctgtgtttagGAGAGCTGCCTTCTAAAGGTTCCCTGCTTGTACACAACATAGTGAATGCATTAAGCCTGTGTCGGATTTTGGAATTCTCTTAGAAATGTGCAGAATCTTGAATATCATTCACTTTTTTCTATGGTACTCCTTTAAATTTTTCACTAAAAGAAGTACAAAAATGAATTGCAGTCTGAATTATCAAATTTCATGTGaatttgatggaaaaaataactgGTGTAAGAGAATGTGAAACTGGGTGCTgattaacaaagaaaacaaaccactagCTTTTTTATAAACTCAAGCAGAGAGTTTCTAGGTGTTCTACAGAAAGGCATTATATTCTTCAGATGCCTCCAGTAGTACATAAATGACAGTGGGTACAGTGTTAATGGTGTGTGAAGTGTTGCATGCTGAAGTTAAATTGCTCAGaggaatgtattttcttctttttggtgTGGGATTGACACAAAAGAGGAATGCAAGTAAACTGGAATGAATGCACTCCAGAGTTACCAGTCTCTTCTTTGCTATCCACAGGTACACAGATGAAGAGTCTAGAGTATACCTGCTTGATAGGGGTAATACCAGGGAGAAGGAGGCCCAGAAGGAGAGAGGATCAGAAAAAGggaggacagagggagaaagggaatgGGAGGAACAGGAAACTTTAGATTTTTTCATTGATAAAGAGACTGGGAAGGAAAAGTTTAATGACTCTGAAGGGGAGGACACAGAGGAGACAGAGGATTACAGACAGTTCAGAAAGTCTGTCCTGGCAGATCAGGGTAAAAATTTTCCTACTGCATCTCACCGGAatgctgaggaggaaggagccaAATACAAATCTAAAATATCAATCAAGGGCAATAGAGAGAGCGATGGATTTAGAGATGAGAAAAGTTATAAGCTTAAAGAGACTGGCTATGTAGTGGAAAGGCCTAGTGCAACAAAAGATAAGCACAAGGAAGAAGACAAGAGTTCTGAGAGACTAATGATGAAGAAAGAAACTCAGTCACCTGAGCAGGTAAAGTCTGAAAAGCTCAAAGAACTCTTTGATTACAGTCCCCCTCTACACAAGAATCTGGATGCGAGAGAAAAATCCACCTTCAGAGAGGAGAGCCCACTTAGAATCAAAATGATAGCCAGTGACTCCCATCGTCCTGAAGTTAAACTCAAAATGGCACCGGTACCTCTTGATGATTCCAATAGGTAAATTATTCCACTTTACAGTGTGGTTCTCCACCTGCCTGCTGTGTCATTCCTCTTTATTTAAACtagtggtttcttttttgtgtgtctctCTTGTTGTTGATGCATTTTAGACCTGCTTCCTTGACTAAAGACAGGCTGCTTGCTAGCACACTTGTCCATTCCGTCAAGAAGGAGCAAGAGTTCCGATCCATCTTTGACCACATTAAGTTGCCACAGGCCAGCAAAAGCACGTCAGAGTCATTTATTCAGCACATTGTGTCGTTGGTTCATCATGTCAAAGGTATGTATTCAGTTTATCGTACTGAATATACGTCTGACAATTTCATTTCAGCCTGTTTGCTGTCTCTAGTACAGGAAGGTTTCAGCCCTCTTTCAATGTTGATTTAGTCagactttcttccttttgaggTACACgtaaaaataattagaaagatAATAGCTACAGAAGCtagtataaaaaaacccaagcagtGTAGAGCATAATAGCAGTTATACTATGTTTCTGGATAAATTTTTGAGCATCAGTAGCATATAAAGTTTGAATTTTTGCAGTGTAGTTTTAAACATACTACATTGGTCAATCTTTTCttacttagttttcttttaatggctCTAACATAGAATTTTATATTAAGTGGTGCAATGTGGGTTGATAGGTGTCTTTTgcactgtaaataaatacaatggCATTCCTTTTGGAGCACCCTAGAGCTCATTTCCAGGTCCTTACTAGAAGGCGTTTTTGTCTCAAAACAataagatttaagaaaaattgtgCTCTAGATGATACTAAAATAAACTgtgatatttcattttattcctaTTTGACAGTATTGCAGTACTGGAGCCAGGAATTTCACTTACAGGAACTTGGCAGTGGCTAAATAAACCTCCATTAAAGGAATTATACAccaattattttctgatttaacaGTAGTAGCTGTTGCTTACtataaacatgcaaaaaaaaccccaaccaaacaagaacaacaaaaaaacccaccaaaaaaccctaccaaaacccaaacccagacCATCAAAGTAGATGTATTTCATTTAGGTCACATATCCTGTCAAagttttctgatggaaaaataGATAATTCCTTAAAATCCAGTGAGGATATCTGGAGAattctttaaatgctttatttccatAGCATTTACTTTATTTCACTGGGCTGTTGTcttgtttttgtgtttgatgTACTGAGATAATATGGAAGAAATTGCtggtgaaaataattttgacgTATCATCATACAAAGGGGGAATGTGGAAATGCTTAATTAGGTGACCAGTTTCAGCATATCTACCTGTAAGCATtgttttttaagatgctttagCTTCTAGAATTGCAAAGATTTGTGTGTTAGAAATACATGCTAAGGTTCTGTTAAAAGTCTCATTTTGTTGGCAAAATTCAGATTACTAAGGCGAAATGATTTCCTGCATTTTGAATTACTTATAAAGGAGGAACTAATAGTCAGCAATAATAGATTATGATAATgtattagatttaaaaaaattcttattggGACAGCTGTATAGAGTATAATGATTTGTTATGAAAGTATCTATTTTATTGATATGTAAAGAGATTTAAGGCTCAGTTCAGTGAGAGCTTCTGTAAGTTTTTGCTTATGTGGTACATATGTAGGCTGTAGGTGAAATAATATTCCTGAAACTCTCACATGTCAATCACAGAATAGactgtttttctgtaaacttTGTATGTTAAACAAATAACTGTTAAATGTAACAGCTTAACAGCCAATCTGGTCAAGTTATTAGAATATGTACAGTTATGGttgtttttgaaagcagaacCTCTCTTTAAGTTTGAAATTTACTGTAGTCTGTAATCCGATTATAGTAACTCTTTTGACAAATTGCAGTTATGTTCATTATTGGTGTGATGCGACCAGTCTGAACAGCTCTTTATTAATGTAGAGCTGAAAATGCCcagtgatgttttctttttcattgtaacTAGGTCCTggaatgtgttttgaaatggcAAAATCCATGTTACAAAAGTAAAATAGCTGTTGAAAGATACAGATGCCAAACAGGCAAAGTTGAACCTTCTGTCTTCCTGGCAAAAATGGCATAAAAACAGAGTTGCTAGCTCAAATTCCTGTGTTTGATGGAATTATGATTGAGGCACTACCCTTGTAGTGGCCGTTTCAAGTTTTAATGGTTGGTTATGAGACAAATACTGGATGCCGGGCGGTAAGTTGATACAGATGTATGTTGACCTGTTAAGCAGATAGCTTGCTTCATATGTAACATTTCATAGCTCATGACTTTATGTATTTCTATATTACATTTAAACACATTTGTTGAGCTGGTTTAAAAACTGAGTTTTGCTGTTGCTAATTTAACTGTctctgaaggaaagagaaaatttgtCAGAGAAGTTGTCAAGTTTGCCAAGATGCCAGATGcttaaatgaatttatttacatatagGTGTGTTAATTGTCTTGGATCGTTTATCATCACAACCTCAAATCAAGAAATTGTACTCCTTTAAGAAATGACTTGTTAGGTCATTCACGTAGTTATTGAAGCATACACTTAAGTGTTTTCACTGAATTAACTCTTACTTTAAGTTAAAGATGAGATTAATAGTAAAATGTACTTATTGCAAGTATTCGTGACTCAAagtaacttcattttctcttacGGGCAAAGTATCAAATAACTGTTAAGAAATTGCTCCCTTCTCTTTCATTAGAGGAAAAGGTCATTGAAATGAGCAAGTCTAATCAGTAAATGATGCCTGAATTAGATGTAATACAGTCATGGCATAGTTATAAGTAGTCTTGCAGTGATGCTGTGCACTGTTACTTTGTTTGGGTTACAGAATGTGTAAAAATAGGGAAAACACCACATTTGCTTGTCCTGATAGATTTATTGAAAATACTATGTTTTTTGCCTGCTACTTGCCTTTCTGTCAGGAGTAAAATACCTGTCAGTTGAATTAAACTAATGAAACAGTGTTTTTTCTATTGTAACCAACAGAGCAATACTTCAAGTCAGCTGGAATGACCCTAAATGAGAGGTTCACTGCATATCAAAAAGCTACTGAAGAACACTGCACCCGGCAAAAGAGCCCAGAAATACATAGGTACATGTTTACTGCATATGTAGATGCTTTGTGTTTCAGATAATGTCTGCTACTATTTCTTTTGAGaaccaaaagtatttttcctaatCTGTATGGAGCAATTTGtcaatttctttgtaaatacaaaacaccaaaaaaacccaccaaaaccccctTCTGTAAAAACTCATCTGAGCCAAGTCTGGCTTCATCTGTGGCGTTGTAGCAGATGTCTTCTCTACCTCTGTATCTCATTTGGGATATATTTACTTTTCTCACATGCAGTGCTCCAATATTGAGGGGCATATGTcttgaagatgaaaagaagcCCTGTACATGCATCTTTATTCTTCAGTATGAAATGTTCCATCTCATACTACTTtagtttttgtgtgtgttaatttacagcagtcttttttttgaaaaatctgagaGCCTGAAAGGTAAGAAGGTAGGCATGCAGATGTAGTTTCTGATCATGTGCTATTTATGATGCAGTGTACTATATTTGTGTTGCATGTGAGGATATATTATCTCCATATTCAGTATCCAACTTTACAAGTTTTCTTAactgttcagtatttttgaCTTACAGCAAACTATCACAGTGTTGATGATTTCTTTGGGGGGTGGATTTTCAGCTGGCTACGTACACTGATCTTCTGAAATAACTAATTTCACATATTTTGTATCTTCAAAGCTGTacttaaaatgtgaaaaacaaaactggctATTTTCTATATTTGTGTTTCTAGCATACTTCACACAAAACAGAAccaagatttttaattttcagtctgCTTCTGTATTCTGGTGGGGCTTTATATGTAAAAAATTTTGTTGTACTGCAAAAATGCcttgtttctcagttttctgttgaaaagaaatgtctgaGGCCATTAACAGTCACATACATGTATGGCAAgacactgcttttattttacatttaggAGGATTGACATCTCTCCAAGTACCCTGAGGAAGCATACCCGTTTAGCAGGTGAAGAGAGAgtctttaaagaagaaagtcaAAAAGTAGGTTCTAAGTAAACATCTTATCTGTATTTCCGAACTTAATTTAATGTGTTTCCCTTTAAATCTGAACTTCAACTTTGTGTTTGTGTAcgaaaataaaaaaaaaaaaaattattgtatcTGGAGTACTTGGatttagaatgtttttttttttctttgagtaaAACATGTTAACAAGAAGCCAGTTTATGTTGCATGATTTTGCTGTATTGTTAACATGGCATATAAGGTCAAGTCTTCTCCcacccttcctttcttcttggaCGTTTCTTGACCAATTTTGCGGCACTAAGCTGCCCAAGGACAAAGAATAGAAAGAatagagggggggggggggggaggtacCGAGGTGGTCAGTGAGTAGTATGGTTGAATTGCAAAGGTGCTTGTGCTCTGTTAAAAACAATTTGCCAGAAGAAATGAGTATGTGAACATCCTCCTAAACCATGTTATTATGGTCTGTCTGTATCAAAAAGTAGATAACCCATTGGCTTGATGGGAATGCTTGtttgaaactgaaattcttagctgttctttttttagatCTAGCCATTGCATGTAAAGGGCATTCACTTAATGTCAGTTTGTGTGCTGAAGAGTGTTGAAAAAATAGGTAAATTCTATcttgcttttttgaaaattgaTGCACAGCTTACCTTTTCATTCAGATTCTCTTctggatattttatttcaaaattttgttcCAAAACATATATTTGTTTACAGGGAGATAAAAAATTAAGGTGCGATTCTGCTGATCTTCGGCATGACATTGACCGACGTAGAAAAGAGCGAAGTAAAGAACGAGGAGACTCAAAGGGTTCCAGGGAATCCAGTGGGTCAAGAAAGCATGAGAAAACTCCAAAAGATTACAAGGATTACAAATCTTACAAAGATGACAGGTAAATATTTGAAGTCCCTATATAGGTTTTTAGCTTCTAATTAGCCTTTTGTAATTGTAAGCTTAATTGCTTTCAATTTTCAATGTATAATGGAACGTTTaaatttaaacaattaaaattatttgttttacagCAAATATGTATTATCTGTCTTTTACACGGCTTATGGTGGATGAGGACAAAAACTTTGGAATAGCAAgctaacactgaaaaaaaaaatgacaaattaatcTGTCCTATTATCCAGGCTACATCAGGAGGTTGGACTTCAATGCAGTACATTTCTATAAACAGTTTGTGTAAGAACTTTGGTTCGTTATGCTTGATTCCGCACTTTTTCAACTCATAACACCCAGAGTATGAGAACTGTACTGATACTTAGGTTTTAACATGGGTGAGaaggggaatttttatttttgtctaaaGCCAGTGggctgtttttaagaaaaaaaattagcatatCTCAGTGGATACTGTGTAGCAGTGGTAAGAGTTACTTCAGGTATGACCTTCCTTTGAATAGAATATTAAAGACTTGTAAATTGGGCCAAATTAGTACCACTATGGGGTTACTAAAAGTCTTGCTGtagcagttttttttccctgctttgtacTGGATATACAATGAATTTTTACTTACGCTTCCTGTTTCCCATTTACTTTCTGACTTTGGTATCCACATTATCTTCCACTGGCTAATTCCATACAGCCATCTGCATAGGGAAGCCCACACGGTATCTTCTCAACAGTGTGCAAACTGATCTATGTAAACTTACTGTAAAACTTTGCCTTGAGAGTTTTCTTCccttaaatttctgtttttctgcctcaGAAGAAAGGCAGATCTTAAAAGTAACAAAATCTCTTCATGGCATCAAAACCTagaaaaatggtatttgcaGTTTGCAGACTGCTGCTTTCCAACTCACTAGCAATAATATACATTTAGTGCATTTAAATGTGTAAGAGGAGGCTGGAAAGTGGAACTATACTTCAGCTTAACATCTGAAATATGTAACATGTATGTGACTTTACCATCAGAAGGGGGAtagtttttcataaaatataaagaGACCCCTTTTAGTATAGCATATTACAGACTATctagtacttttaaaatagcacacagtgtatgtttttatttttcagtaaacaaaAAAGAGATCAAGACCGTGCTCGATCCTCCCCATCTTCCTCCCCATCATCTTCCTCATCCAGTTCTCGAGAAGAAAAGGattgcaagaaagaaagagatgaagagTTCAAAACCCACCATGAACAGAAAGAATACTCTGGTTTTGCAGGAGTCAACAGGCCAAGAGGCACCTTTGTGAGTTGCTCGCTTACTCTTCCCCCAAATTATGAACACTTCACCAATAGTAATAGTATAACAAATAAAATGAGGAAGTGTTGCAGTGATTAATGTTAGGCTAGACTTCTTTCATAGCAGTGATTCTTGAATTCTTTTATGTGATGTACCAAACCtgaaaagttgggtttttttccccagcactgcccaaTAGCAGCTAATTGGTGtgtaaaaatgcattagcaTACTACTAGAGACCCTAGTGGAAGGGTAGGAAAAATGATTTCTTGCTTATTCCTTGCTCTCTTATAATTATGTTGTTTACTAACAGGATCTGAAAATTTACCTTTCTGTAGAGATTAAATCTTGTGATCTGTTGCCTCTCAACtacttgcattttctgtttttccctgtcattttcagtttggttttgccCTCCTTTGTGATGCCTGCAACTTGTTAAATAGAGAATGGCGCATAACTAAAAATATACCTCAACCTTGAAACAACTCTATTGAGGAGAGGAGATGGTatacttgtttttcagtgtttctttggCCTGGACTAGCCACAGTGAGCATGAAAGCTCATTAATTTAGCTCTGGAATATGTTTCAGCATTGTGATTTGGAAAGTGACACATTGACCACTATAGCCTTCAGAAaaattttacagttaaaaattcCATGTTAATGTAATTACTGATACTTAAATGGGAAATATTGAAGCGTTAGGAAAGACTAGGAATCAATAAAGGAGGccttgaaaagagaaggaacacttcaaacaaacaaacaactctcccccccccccccccccccccccaaccaaaccacaacaaaaaaaacccaaacaaaacaacaaaaaaagcaagttctGTGTTTCGGTGGGGAAAAACTGTCAAATAGACTTACATAATGGGTAGGAGTAATTTCATACTTCCACAATAATTCCTTCATGTAGCCTGTAATTAAGACTAAATAACACTAAAAGGCATTGTTTGGTATAAATGCATGTTAAATTGTTTTGTAGTAGTGTAAAAAGTTTGGAACTAGACACAAGGGTGCCTGAAATGTATGTAGGGTGTGCAATACTCAAGTTAACGTTTGAATCTTCCAGCTCAAAAACTGTCCCTACTTAGAAAATTCAAAGTTCAAAACTTCTAACACTAAAAATGCATCATTTCCTcctttgttgttattttttttttaatgtaattatgCTAAGGAACACTCATGTGGCATAAATGTATAAATCCTTGGATGGTGTAGGCATCAAATATGACAATATCAGCACAATTTCTAGCTGTATAAGGTAGTGGCACTGAGTTAAACAAAAGTAGAGCTTAAAACACCCTCTCATCTCAAAGAGAATCAGTTGAAGAAAACTCATAATTGATGGAAGCCTTACTGCTTTATAAAACCAGATTGTACATATCATGAAAGAGGTGCTACTTTAGATGAGATTTAAGTAGATGTGAATTGGAAATGTAATAGACGTCTACTAATTTAACTATTGGTGACTGTGCAATAATAACTGGTTAACGTTCCCTAATGACATACACAGTCACACACAGGCTTACTGAACAAACTGTGTCTGAACAGGAGAATTTAGATAGACCGACCTGTTGACTCAAATCATCTCTTCAGGGATACAGCTTGCATAGTATTGAAATATACAGGCTGGCTAGTGTAGGAACATCTGTGTAATTCAGGCTAATAGTGGCTGCATTCCAGTAAATACTGCTCTGCTTTTGgagtaaataaaatgttttggttgTGAATCCTCCTCAAAGCAGGAATAGGGGATAGGATAAGGGAGACTTTAATGAAATTGACAGCTTGGCTTACATGTTAAATCAACAATGATTCTTCACTAACACTTGCTGATAGACTATAATGCTTAGTTCTAGGCTTCTTGTACATAAACATCATGAATAGTTTTGAAGTAGGAGCACAGAAATAAGGATAAATAGAATGTTTTAATGACACTGTCATTAGCATCCAGCTCCTAAAGAATTCTGTGTGTAACAGTTctgtttaaaagcagttttctctttctgtaggtGTACTCTTGTCTTTTTTGTGATGGTCTTTGCAGTAACCAAGCCCATAAAGATAATACCATAGTGGATTTcatctgctgtatttctttgcCTGAAAGATGATCTGGTGGTGGGGTAGTGTTAATACAGTGCCGAGGAAAGCTCGAgatctttttcttaaagggaATCTGATCATAGGACCTAATATCAGGAAATGCTgatccctcttctttttttaatcctgtcaTAATTTTGTCTCTACATCCTTTTGGCCCCCTCACTGTGATACTGCTTTTTGTGCCCTAAATTTGTAAAGGTTTCAAAGCTATTGGAAATAAAGCATGTAGTATTTCCTCTCTTGTGCAGTTTTTTTCAGGTGATAGTCTGTCACTTCCCAAGTGATTctctaagcatttttttttttcatttgcctaCAGTGTATTGGACAGGCCTTATGAGCCTTTTACAGActgtttttcagtatgtttgatTTCAGAGTAGTTTTAAAACTGTCCAGCATAAATTCTGCATTAGCAGTGTTAGAGCTTTGTGGAACTAAGTGTGCATAATACTCCTCTTTGAAGTTAGTTAATTATATCTTTTTTTGGTCTATGTTTATGgaacatacttatttttaacaaagggaattaattttcagtcaCGTTTTTGTACAGATACTCTGAAGACccagttctgtatttttaactaGGCTGTTTATGGAAATGGTGTTCTGTAGTAACTGCAGGTTTTAGCAGTCTATCTTCCCAACCTaacctttcttctctgcttgaaTGGAGGGTATAAACTCCTGTTTAATGTTTCCTACAAGCTAAAAATTTAGATGCTGAGGGAACTGTATGTA
Proteins encoded in this window:
- the BCLAF1 gene encoding bcl-2-associated transcription factor 1 isoform X1 — its product is MGRSNSRSHSSRSKSRSQSSSRSRSRSHSRKKRYSSRSRSRTYSRSRSRDRVYSRDYRRDYRNNRGMRRPYGYRGRGRGYYQGGGGRYHRGGYRPVWNRRHSRSPRRGRSRSRSPKRRSVSSQRSRSRSRRSYRSSRSPRSSSSRSSSPYSKSPVSSKRRASLEKQAKKTEGAPLQDSPLKNKSQDEQKDTFEHDPSESLDDFNKSSAASGDIWPGLSAYDNSPRSPHSPSIATPPSQSSSCSDAPLLSTAHSAKDTPQHSHSIQHSPERSGSGSLGNGSSRYSPSQNSPLHHIPSRRSPAKTIPSQSAPREEARVRSFYPEGGEQETAKGGKFMKRYTDEESRVYLLDRGNTREKEAQKERGSEKGRTEGEREWEEQETLDFFIDKETGKEKFNDSEGEDTEETEDYRQFRKSVLADQGKNFPTASHRNAEEEGAKYKSKISIKGNRESDGFRDEKSYKLKETGYVVERPSATKDKHKEEDKSSERLMMKKETQSPEQVKSEKLKELFDYSPPLHKNLDAREKSTFREESPLRIKMIASDSHRPEVKLKMAPVPLDDSNRPASLTKDRLLASTLVHSVKKEQEFRSIFDHIKLPQASKSTSESFIQHIVSLVHHVKEQYFKSAGMTLNERFTAYQKATEEHCTRQKSPEIHRRIDISPSTLRKHTRLAGEERVFKEESQKGDKKLRCDSADLRHDIDRRRKERSKERGDSKGSRESSGSRKHEKTPKDYKDYKSYKDDSKQKRDQDRARSSPSSSPSSSSSSSREEKDCKKERDEEFKTHHEQKEYSGFAGVNRPRGTFFRIRGRGRARGVFAGTNTGPSNSNTTFQKRPKEEEWDPEYTPKSKKYFLHDDRDDGVDYWAKRGRGRGTFQRGRGRFNFKKSGSSPKWTHDKYQGDGIVEDEEETIENNEDKDRRKEEKE
- the BCLAF1 gene encoding bcl-2-associated transcription factor 1 isoform X5, with product MGRSNSRSHSSRSKSRSQSSSRSRSRSHSRKKRYSSRSRSRTYSRSRSRDRVYSRDYRRDYRNNRGMRRPYGYRGRGRGYYQGGGGRYHRGGYRPVWNRRHSRSPRRGRSRSRSPKRRSVSSQRSRSRSRRSYRSSRSPRSSSSRSSSPYSKSPVSSKRRASLEKQAKKTEGAPLQDSPLKNKSQDEQKDTFEHDPSESLDDFNKSSAASGDIWPGLSAYDNSPRSPHSPSIATPPSQSSSCSDAPLLSTAHSAKDTPQHSHSIQHSPERSGSGSLGNGSSRYSPSQNSPLHHIPSRRSPAKTIPSQSAPREEARVRSFYPEGGEQETAKGGKFMKSPPLHKNLDAREKSTFREESPLRIKMIASDSHRPEVKLKMAPVPLDDSNRPASLTKDRLLASTLVHSVKKEQEFRSIFDHIKLPQASKSTSESFIQHIVSLVHHVKEQYFKSAGMTLNERFTAYQKATEEHCTRQKSPEIHRRIDISPSTLRKHTRLAGEERVFKEESQKGDKKLRCDSADLRHDIDRRRKERSKERGDSKGSRESSGSRKHEKTPKDYKDYKSYKDDSKQKRDQDRARSSPSSSPSSSSSSSREEKDCKKERDEEFKTHHEQKEYSGFAGVNRPRGTFHDDRDDGVDYWAKRGRGRGTFQRGRGRFNFKKSGSSPKWTHDKYQGDGIVEDEEETIENNEDKDRRKEEKE
- the BCLAF1 gene encoding bcl-2-associated transcription factor 1 isoform X2 — translated: MGRSNSRSHSSRSKSRSQSSSRSRSRSHSRKKRYSSRSRSRTYSRSRSRDRVYSRDYRRDYRNNRGMRRPYGYRGRGRGYYQGGGGRYHRGGYRPVWNRRHSRSPRRGRSRSRSPKRRSVSSQRSRSRSRRSYRSSRSPRSSSSRSSSPYSKSPVSSKRRASLEKQAKKTEGAPLQDSPLKNKSQDEQKDTFEHDPSESLDDFNKSSAASGDIWPGLSAYDNSPRSPHSPSIATPPSQSSSCSDAPLLSTAHSAKDTPQHSHSIQHSPERSGSGSLGNGSSRYSPSQNSPLHHIPSRRSPAKTIPSQSAPREEARVRSFYPEGGEQETAKGGKFMKRYTDEESRVYLLDRGNTREKEAQKERGSEKGRTEGEREWEEQETLDFFIDKETGKEKFNDSEGEDTEETEDYRQFRKSVLADQGKNFPTASHRNAEEEGAKYKSKISIKGNRESDGFRDEKSYKLKETGYVVERPSATKDKHKEEDKSSERLMMKKETQSPEQVKSEKLKELFDYSPPLHKNLDAREKSTFREESPLRIKMIASDSHRPEVKLKMAPVPLDDSNRPASLTKDRLLASTLVHSVKKEQEFRSIFDHIKLPQASKSTSESFIQHIVSLVHHVKEQYFKSAGMTLNERFTAYQKATEEHCTRQKSPEIHRRIDISPSTLRKHTRLAGEERVFKEESQKGDKKLRCDSADLRHDIDRRRKERSKERGDSKGSRESSGSRKHEKTPKDYKDYKSYKDDSKQKRDQDRARSSPSSSPSSSSSSSREEKDCKKERDEEFKTHHEQKEYSGFAGVNRPRGTFHDDRDDGVDYWAKRGRGRGTFQRGRGRFNFKKSGSSPKWTHDKYQGDGIVEDEEETIENNEDKDRRKEEKE